Proteins from a single region of Lysinibacillus sp. JNUCC-52:
- a CDS encoding M20/M25/M40 family metallo-hydrolase, which produces MTSRLVEEFFELVQIDSETKHEQLIAPVLIEKLTALGFSVVQDDAHTRNGHGAGNIIATLKGTLDIEPIYFTSHMDTVVPGKGIKPSLREDGYIVSDGTTILGADDKAGLAAMFEMAKRLKEQQIEHGDIQFIITAGEESGLVGAKELDPTAIIAKYGFAVDSDGKVGGIVTAAPFQAKIFTKIIGKTAHAGVAPEKGISAITVASKCIAQMKLGRLDEETTANIGRFEGGQATNIVCDEVNILAEARSIDKTKLDAQTKHMQDTFEQVAASMGARAEVEVKLMYPGFRVTESDKVVQVAMAAARNIDRTPLLGISGGGSDANIIAGFGIPTVNLSVGYEDIHTTNEKIPVEELEKLADLLVEIVKETAKHER; this is translated from the coding sequence ATGACAAGTCGTTTAGTAGAAGAGTTTTTTGAGCTCGTACAAATCGATTCAGAAACAAAACACGAACAGCTTATTGCACCAGTTCTAATTGAAAAATTAACAGCACTTGGTTTTTCAGTAGTGCAAGATGATGCACATACACGCAACGGTCACGGTGCTGGAAATATTATCGCGACATTAAAAGGTACATTAGATATTGAGCCAATCTATTTTACTTCACATATGGATACGGTTGTACCAGGAAAAGGTATTAAACCATCGCTTCGTGAAGATGGCTATATCGTTTCAGATGGCACAACAATTTTAGGTGCAGACGATAAAGCAGGTCTAGCAGCGATGTTTGAAATGGCAAAGCGATTAAAAGAACAACAAATTGAACATGGTGACATCCAGTTTATCATCACAGCAGGGGAAGAGAGTGGTTTAGTAGGAGCGAAAGAATTGGACCCTACTGCTATTATCGCAAAATACGGCTTTGCAGTTGACAGTGATGGCAAAGTTGGTGGAATCGTGACAGCAGCGCCATTCCAAGCGAAAATATTTACGAAAATCATCGGTAAAACTGCGCATGCAGGTGTTGCTCCTGAGAAAGGGATATCTGCCATTACGGTTGCTTCAAAATGTATTGCACAAATGAAGCTTGGAAGATTAGATGAAGAAACAACTGCGAATATTGGCCGCTTTGAAGGTGGACAAGCTACAAACATTGTGTGCGATGAAGTGAACATTTTAGCAGAAGCACGTTCAATTGATAAAACAAAGCTAGATGCCCAAACAAAACATATGCAAGATACGTTTGAGCAAGTTGCAGCTTCAATGGGCGCACGTGCTGAAGTAGAAGTAAAACTAATGTACCCTGGCTTCCGTGTAACAGAGTCAGATAAAGTCGTACAGGTAGCTATGGCGGCAGCACGTAATATTGACAGAACACCTCTATTAGGTATTTCTGGAGGTGGCTCTGACGCTAATATTATTGCAGGCTTTGGTATCCCTACGGTTAACCTATCAGTAGGGTATGAAGATATTCATACAACAAATGAAAAGATTCCTGTAGAAGAATTAGAGAAATTAGCCGATTTGCTTGTTGAAATCGTGAAAGAAACAGCTAAACACGAGCGCTAA
- a CDS encoding chemotaxis protein CheW, translating to MESVKAVVFACGTEEYAVPVEQAISIEKLEQVTPIPHLPNYLLGFTRNRGELIPVLDFERILYNRSSNAPTARVIVLNTDVVNYGLLVTEAREILDLDESVLKQMGLVNYAKTRYFTAVANLENRMITYVDPKILVDSLEGIREIINYLHKMLENEKENVEI from the coding sequence ATGGAAAGTGTAAAGGCAGTAGTTTTTGCATGTGGTACAGAGGAATATGCAGTACCAGTGGAGCAAGCAATATCCATTGAAAAACTAGAGCAAGTAACCCCAATTCCGCATTTACCGAATTATTTACTAGGTTTTACAAGAAATCGAGGAGAGCTAATTCCAGTATTAGATTTTGAACGTATTCTCTATAATCGTTCGTCAAATGCACCGACAGCACGTGTGATTGTATTAAATACAGATGTAGTAAACTATGGGCTGCTCGTGACAGAAGCTAGGGAAATTCTCGATTTAGATGAATCTGTTTTAAAGCAAATGGGTCTTGTCAATTATGCTAAAACACGCTATTTTACGGCTGTGGCGAATTTAGAAAATCGTATGATTACGTATGTTGACCCAAAAATACTCGTAGATTCCTTAGAGGGCATTCGAGAAATTATAAACTATTTACACAAAATGCTTGAAAACGAAAAAGAAAACGTAGAGATTTAA
- the nspC gene encoding carboxynorspermidine decarboxylase: MKPIDFTKVPSPSYVVDERLLTKNLELLKSIQDRTGCRILLALKGFSMHSTFPLVGEYLAGITSSSLFEARLGYEKMGKEVHVYAPAYVEHEMDELLGYVDHIVFNSFNQWAQYKDKVKATGKSIECGIRVNPEYSEIETALYDPCYTNSRLGTTLANFDKSQLDGIDGLHFHAMCEQNSDTLERIIEVVEEKFGDVLHQMKWLNFGGGHHITREDYDVEKLVNIINYIQDKYNLLVYLEPGEAVALNTGYLVATVLDVQKNGMDLAILDTSATCHMPDVLEMPYRPMIIGSGQANELAHTYRLGGLTCLAGDVIGDYSFEEPLKPGDRLVFTDMAHYSMVKNHMFNGVNLPSIVSYNDSEGIKVIREFKFEDYSGRLS, translated from the coding sequence ATGAAACCAATTGATTTCACCAAAGTTCCATCACCTTCATACGTAGTGGATGAACGTCTATTAACAAAAAACCTTGAGCTTTTAAAGTCGATACAAGATCGTACTGGCTGCCGTATTTTACTTGCACTTAAAGGGTTTTCAATGCATTCAACATTCCCTTTAGTTGGTGAATACTTAGCTGGCATTACATCAAGCTCCCTATTTGAAGCCCGTCTTGGTTATGAAAAGATGGGTAAAGAAGTTCATGTTTATGCACCTGCTTACGTAGAGCATGAAATGGACGAGCTTCTTGGCTATGTGGATCACATCGTCTTTAACTCTTTCAACCAATGGGCTCAATACAAAGACAAAGTCAAAGCTACTGGTAAATCAATTGAATGTGGAATTCGTGTAAATCCTGAATACTCTGAGATTGAAACAGCACTTTATGATCCTTGCTATACGAACTCTCGTCTTGGTACAACATTAGCTAACTTTGACAAATCTCAACTTGATGGTATAGATGGCTTACACTTCCATGCAATGTGTGAGCAAAACTCTGATACATTAGAGCGCATTATTGAAGTTGTCGAAGAAAAATTTGGTGATGTTTTACATCAAATGAAATGGCTAAACTTCGGCGGTGGTCACCATATCACTCGTGAAGATTATGATGTTGAAAAACTAGTGAATATCATCAATTATATTCAAGATAAATACAATCTCCTTGTTTATTTAGAGCCTGGTGAAGCTGTGGCGCTAAATACAGGTTACCTTGTAGCAACTGTTCTAGATGTTCAGAAAAATGGGATGGACTTAGCTATTTTGGACACTTCTGCAACTTGTCATATGCCTGATGTGCTTGAAATGCCTTACCGCCCAATGATCATCGGTTCAGGACAAGCAAATGAGCTAGCACACACATATCGCTTAGGTGGGCTTACATGTCTTGCTGGTGATGTGATTGGAGATTACTCATTTGAAGAACCGTTGAAACCTGGAGATCGCCTTGTTTTCACAGATATGGCGCACTACTCCATGGTAAAAAATCATATGTTTAACGGTGTTAACCTGCCATCTATCGTTTCGTATAACGATTCAGAAGGCATTAAAGTGATTCGTGAATTTAAGTTCGAAGACTATAGTGGTCGACTTTCTTAA
- a CDS encoding saccharopine dehydrogenase family protein, producing the protein MGKALIIGAGGVASVVVHKCVQNSDVFEEICIASRTVSKCDALKEKLDGGKTKIHTAQVDADNTEELIELIKSFGPDVVINVALPYQDLTIMDACLATGVHYVDTANYEPPETAKFEYKWQWAYKEKFEKAGLTALLGSGFDPGVTGVFTAHAQKHEFDEIHYIDIVDANAGDHGYHFATNFNPEINIREITANGRYWKDGKWIETAPLEKKEVYNLPEIGPKDIYLLYHEELESIAKNIKGLKQIRFWMTFSEKYLTHLKVLENVGMTSIEPIEFEGQMIQPIHFLKAVLPDPASLGPRTKGKTNIGCIIRGLKDGKEKTYYVYNVCDHEECYNEVGSQAISYTTGVPAMIGAMLVMNGQWQKPGVWNVEEFDPDPFMDALNKWGLPWQESHNPELLDLETEAKEHSR; encoded by the coding sequence TTGGGTAAAGCATTGATTATAGGAGCTGGCGGAGTAGCCAGTGTTGTGGTACACAAGTGTGTTCAGAATTCGGACGTATTTGAGGAAATTTGTATCGCAAGCAGAACTGTTTCAAAATGTGACGCTCTAAAAGAAAAACTAGACGGCGGAAAAACAAAGATTCATACTGCACAGGTAGACGCTGACAATACTGAAGAATTAATCGAGCTTATTAAAAGCTTCGGACCAGATGTTGTCATTAACGTAGCGTTACCTTATCAAGACTTAACGATTATGGATGCTTGCTTAGCGACAGGTGTGCACTATGTGGATACTGCAAACTACGAGCCACCTGAAACGGCAAAATTTGAATATAAATGGCAATGGGCTTATAAAGAAAAGTTCGAAAAAGCTGGCTTAACTGCGTTACTTGGTAGTGGATTTGATCCAGGCGTAACAGGCGTTTTCACTGCGCATGCTCAAAAACATGAATTCGACGAAATCCACTATATTGATATCGTAGATGCCAACGCTGGTGACCACGGTTATCATTTCGCAACAAACTTTAATCCAGAAATCAACATTCGTGAAATTACAGCGAATGGTCGTTACTGGAAAGATGGCAAGTGGATTGAAACAGCACCACTTGAGAAAAAAGAAGTTTACAACTTACCCGAAATCGGTCCTAAAGATATTTACCTACTGTATCATGAAGAATTAGAATCAATTGCTAAAAACATTAAAGGTCTAAAGCAAATTCGATTCTGGATGACATTCTCTGAAAAATACTTAACACACTTAAAAGTATTAGAAAATGTAGGCATGACTTCAATTGAACCAATCGAATTCGAAGGTCAAATGATTCAGCCAATCCACTTCCTTAAAGCAGTATTACCAGATCCTGCATCACTAGGACCACGTACAAAAGGGAAAACAAATATCGGCTGTATTATCCGTGGTTTAAAAGATGGCAAAGAAAAAACTTACTACGTATATAACGTATGTGACCACGAAGAGTGCTATAACGAGGTAGGTTCACAAGCGATTTCATACACAACAGGTGTACCAGCAATGATTGGTGCAATGCTTGTCATGAACGGTCAATGGCAAAAGCCTGGCGTTTGGAACGTAGAAGAATTCGATCCAGATCCATTTATGGATGCGCTAAACAAATGGGGTCTTCCATGGCAAGAAAGCCATAACCCAGAATTACTAGACCTAGAGACTGAAGCGAAGGAACATAGCCGATGA
- a CDS encoding tetratricopeptide repeat protein: MINQFNEQVQQVNEFFVNGQVKESYNLAKALLVDESFGADASFPTIQQHVALLEANGYANMPTPSAENMQQSVERVDGSYPERDVLAAYIGTQDDEQFGKVVDELLAGSIEAQANAYYTMAEYFVLAKEPDKAMVQYAEAIKLQPNKALYWGAFAQFINRLEASPYLALRLIEEAIELDRMNPRWYYIQGNIFFQLVASTKNLSYIPALEEAWQKAKKRCSAKQVELKVEIAKSEDLLAQWKKQML; this comes from the coding sequence GTGATAAATCAATTTAATGAACAAGTGCAACAAGTAAATGAATTTTTTGTAAATGGTCAAGTAAAAGAAAGCTATAATTTGGCAAAAGCATTATTAGTGGATGAATCATTTGGAGCTGACGCTTCATTTCCAACTATCCAACAGCATGTGGCACTTTTAGAGGCAAATGGATATGCCAATATGCCGACGCCAAGTGCGGAAAATATGCAACAAAGTGTTGAACGTGTAGATGGATCTTATCCTGAGCGTGATGTCCTCGCCGCATATATTGGAACTCAGGATGATGAGCAGTTTGGCAAAGTAGTTGATGAATTATTAGCAGGGTCAATAGAAGCACAGGCGAATGCTTACTATACAATGGCTGAATATTTTGTCCTTGCCAAAGAGCCAGATAAAGCAATGGTACAATATGCGGAAGCGATAAAACTCCAGCCTAATAAAGCTTTATACTGGGGAGCCTTTGCCCAATTTATTAATCGTTTGGAAGCGAGCCCATATTTGGCACTGCGCCTTATTGAAGAAGCGATTGAGTTAGATAGAATGAACCCTCGTTGGTACTATATTCAAGGGAATATTTTTTTCCAGCTAGTAGCTTCTACGAAAAATTTAAGTTACATACCTGCATTGGAGGAAGCTTGGCAAAAGGCGAAAAAACGTTGCTCTGCCAAGCAAGTTGAGTTAAAGGTTGAAATTGCGAAGTCTGAGGATTTACTAGCTCAATGGAAGAAACAAATGTTGTAA
- a CDS encoding LysE family transporter: MSLYVAYLLVGLAIAMPVGAITVEMTKQGLKNGFMHGWAVGLGGMTVDVVLVFALYMGLATILAMPIIQLPMWIIGAGFLFLLGLDSIKNADKDITLAGEKVTKSFFTSYRNGLLVAISPGNLVFWVNVFGVVLAKSYNQGESASFLVIAAGILSGILLHDIGLMTIVSVTRKAMSRKMIKTLTMISGVLLICFAGYFIYEFIQGIKMYR; this comes from the coding sequence TTGAGTTTATATGTTGCGTATTTATTAGTTGGACTTGCTATCGCAATGCCTGTAGGCGCCATTACTGTTGAAATGACAAAGCAAGGGTTAAAAAATGGCTTTATGCATGGCTGGGCAGTAGGTCTTGGTGGTATGACGGTTGATGTAGTATTAGTTTTTGCCCTGTATATGGGACTTGCTACTATATTAGCCATGCCGATAATTCAACTGCCAATGTGGATTATTGGAGCTGGTTTTTTATTTTTACTAGGACTCGATTCGATTAAAAACGCCGATAAGGATATTACGCTAGCGGGTGAAAAGGTGACTAAATCATTTTTCACATCGTATCGAAATGGGCTGCTAGTGGCTATTTCGCCAGGCAACCTCGTTTTTTGGGTAAATGTATTCGGTGTCGTTCTAGCAAAATCGTATAATCAAGGGGAATCGGCTAGCTTCCTAGTAATAGCTGCTGGAATACTTAGCGGTATTTTACTGCACGACATTGGTTTAATGACCATTGTTTCGGTTACACGTAAGGCGATGAGTCGCAAGATGATTAAAACACTTACAATGATCTCAGGCGTCTTATTAATTTGTTTCGCAGGATATTTCATTTATGAGTTTATTCAAGGCATTAAAATGTATAGATAA
- a CDS encoding Cj0069 family protein, which yields MNRKVIFFEVRGGTDKGPDGFRQDTMPMVNALKQRGQDAEVVFFDITKKDAIFEYVKEHGIAYVSRINPGNLEHEEEYFEMLRDLCAAGVIGMPHPDAMTGYGSKDVLSKLVSTNLVPDDTFAYYTIEAFKAQFPTSLAITERVLKQNRGSTGEGIWRVKLVEPLAAGITDVPLDTEIKCTEAKDNHVEYWKLGEFMTFCEQYITGTNGMLIDMRFLPRITEGEIRLFMLRDKPVHVVHKKPADTEDAFSATLFSGAQYRYDKPEEWEELVQNFLTQLPLVTNLLGNYDLPLIWTADFMLDTNEAGEDCYILGEMNCSCVGFTSELTLAHQVAEEILACLHEHREIPA from the coding sequence ATGAATAGAAAAGTAATTTTCTTCGAAGTACGTGGAGGCACTGATAAGGGTCCCGATGGCTTCAGACAAGATACGATGCCAATGGTAAATGCACTTAAACAACGCGGACAAGATGCGGAAGTAGTGTTCTTTGATATCACAAAAAAAGACGCCATCTTTGAGTACGTTAAAGAACACGGCATTGCCTATGTATCCCGCATTAACCCTGGTAATTTAGAACACGAGGAAGAATATTTCGAAATGCTGCGTGATTTATGTGCAGCGGGGGTCATTGGCATGCCACATCCCGATGCAATGACTGGCTACGGTTCTAAAGATGTATTATCGAAATTAGTCTCTACAAATTTAGTACCCGATGATACGTTTGCTTATTACACAATTGAAGCATTTAAGGCACAATTCCCTACCTCCCTTGCAATTACTGAGCGCGTATTAAAGCAAAATAGAGGCTCAACTGGAGAGGGTATTTGGCGTGTAAAATTAGTCGAACCGCTTGCTGCTGGCATTACAGATGTACCGCTAGATACCGAGATTAAATGTACTGAGGCAAAAGACAATCATGTAGAGTATTGGAAGCTTGGCGAGTTCATGACATTTTGCGAGCAGTATATCACTGGCACAAATGGGATGCTCATTGATATGCGCTTCCTTCCACGTATTACTGAAGGCGAAATCCGCTTATTTATGTTGCGTGACAAACCAGTTCACGTGGTACATAAAAAACCAGCTGATACTGAAGATGCCTTTAGTGCAACACTTTTTTCTGGTGCTCAATATCGCTACGATAAACCAGAGGAATGGGAAGAACTTGTACAAAACTTTTTAACACAGCTACCTCTTGTCACGAACTTATTAGGCAATTACGACCTACCACTTATTTGGACAGCTGATTTCATGTTGGATACAAATGAAGCAGGAGAAGATTGTTACATTTTAGGTGAAATGAATTGTTCATGTGTAGGCTTTACTTCGGAACTAACTTTGGCACATCAAGTTGCAGAAGAGATTTTAGCTTGTCTTCATGAACATCGTGAAATTCCTGCATAA
- a CDS encoding EamA family transporter: MNQQNKKNPIFGFILVILGASFWGIGGTVAQKLFQQEQIEVGWLVSSRLLLAGMLLIVVYKITHRQRSIFVMWRTKQDAFRQILFSILGMLAVQYTYMMSIAIGNSAVATLLQYLAPLFIIAFYIIKRQSKLTKQDGIAVTLTLTGTTLLLTNGSLSTLSVPAMSVVWGVLSGLSVAFYTLYAVPLLQQFHSLLVVGWAMLIGGSVMSIFYQPWHIDLSTWTMATSAYFLFIIIFGTMLAFWFYIASLHYLSPKETSLLGSLEPLTAVLTSVLWLQIPFGGFQMLGTFLILCMILYLTVFQKKQLELG; this comes from the coding sequence ATGAATCAACAAAATAAAAAAAATCCTATTTTTGGTTTTATACTTGTCATTCTCGGCGCAAGTTTTTGGGGAATTGGTGGAACAGTCGCCCAAAAACTTTTCCAACAAGAACAAATTGAAGTTGGGTGGCTTGTTTCGAGCAGGCTTCTGTTAGCTGGTATGCTGTTAATTGTCGTCTACAAGATTACACATCGTCAACGATCCATTTTTGTTATGTGGCGAACAAAGCAAGATGCTTTTAGACAAATTCTTTTTAGTATACTCGGCATGCTTGCTGTACAATACACCTACATGATGTCCATTGCAATCGGCAATTCTGCTGTAGCGACTTTACTGCAATATTTGGCTCCTCTCTTTATCATCGCTTTTTATATTATTAAAAGGCAAAGCAAACTTACGAAGCAGGATGGAATTGCAGTTACACTCACACTTACAGGTACGACATTATTGCTGACAAATGGATCTCTTTCTACGCTTTCTGTACCAGCGATGAGCGTAGTTTGGGGTGTGCTATCGGGGCTTTCTGTCGCTTTTTATACATTATATGCAGTACCGCTTTTACAGCAATTTCATTCATTACTTGTAGTCGGTTGGGCAATGCTAATTGGCGGTTCTGTTATGAGCATTTTTTATCAGCCATGGCACATCGACTTATCGACATGGACCATGGCTACGAGCGCTTACTTTTTGTTTATCATTATTTTTGGGACAATGCTTGCCTTTTGGTTCTACATTGCAAGTTTGCATTACTTATCACCAAAAGAAACAAGTTTACTAGGCAGCCTAGAGCCATTAACAGCTGTATTGACAAGTGTGCTATGGCTACAAATTCCGTTTGGGGGCTTCCAAATGCTTGGAACATTCCTTATCCTATGCATGATTTTATATCTTACGGTATTTCAGAAAAAACAACTTGAATTGGGCTAA
- a CDS encoding AraC family transcriptional regulator, giving the protein MALTHIKVAKDLQELTLHGSNAFPVALYETYLRIDRRDFLPLHWHKEIQFVYVKSGRIKYRVGADVLILEEGEGLFVNAACLHEARPYNVEQSQLFCINVDPKFLGGHEGSIVTAKYVSPYVENNRLPYVKLSGELAQEVERTAHLIKERTAYFEIQVLRALLSIWESILMQSKLTEETMQSSMIVQHERAKEMLDYIHCHYQEKITLEMLAAHVFISRAECSRFFKKIVGITPFTYLLQYRLRKSIELLRDSEHSITFIASITGFSTVSYYIERFKEYTGYSPHVYRKKFLAK; this is encoded by the coding sequence ATGGCGCTAACACATATTAAAGTAGCGAAAGATTTACAGGAATTAACGTTACATGGCTCGAATGCTTTTCCTGTTGCGTTATATGAAACGTATTTGCGAATTGATCGGCGTGATTTTTTACCATTACATTGGCATAAGGAAATTCAATTTGTCTATGTCAAAAGTGGACGCATCAAATATCGTGTAGGTGCTGATGTGTTAATACTTGAGGAGGGGGAGGGCTTATTTGTCAATGCGGCTTGTTTACATGAAGCAAGACCTTACAATGTTGAGCAATCGCAGCTTTTTTGTATAAATGTAGATCCAAAATTTTTAGGAGGACATGAAGGGAGTATTGTCACAGCTAAATATGTCAGTCCATATGTAGAAAATAATAGACTCCCATATGTAAAGCTTTCAGGAGAGCTTGCGCAAGAAGTTGAAAGAACTGCTCACCTAATAAAAGAACGAACTGCGTATTTTGAAATTCAAGTGTTGAGGGCATTGCTATCGATTTGGGAATCGATATTAATGCAATCAAAGCTAACAGAGGAAACGATGCAGTCATCGATGATTGTCCAACATGAGCGTGCAAAAGAAATGCTCGATTATATCCATTGTCATTATCAAGAAAAAATAACACTTGAAATGTTAGCTGCACATGTTTTTATAAGTAGAGCTGAATGTAGTCGCTTCTTTAAAAAAATAGTGGGTATAACACCTTTTACCTATTTATTACAATATCGTTTACGAAAAAGTATCGAACTGTTGCGAGATAGTGAGCATTCCATCACTTTTATTGCCTCCATCACTGGCTTTAGTACGGTGAGCTACTATATTGAACGCTTTAAGGAGTATACGGGCTATTCCCCCCATGTGTATCGTAAAAAATTTCTAGCAAAATAA
- a CDS encoding beta-carotene 15,15'-monooxygenase, with translation MIALKEKRNIWLVFLFVVLISNYSLYNTGIGVSILPAETAGVVLGSLLDFIIVMPVLMMLYKRKFSIKQAIILAASGCIAARFIIPIDHLQPFVAVTWAGFAIEGALIVIEVLFVTTLVYYMPKIFADVRASALPDIFSFPQAVEKHAPKYPIIQLLCTDLLVLYYGFASWKRKERAGITLHKNSSYIAFQMMMIHAIVIETIGIHWWLHEKSMVLSILLLILNVYSVLFFIADIQAVRLNPIYATNDALYLSLGLMKRTTIRFANIEKIEKDLELLKEKLSKDTIDFIARDFGEAYPQIILKMREPLEVTFMLGIKKRYNHVAIKVDQIQELKEILQQGMGNNEA, from the coding sequence ATGATAGCCTTAAAAGAGAAGCGAAATATTTGGCTTGTATTTTTATTCGTTGTATTAATTAGTAACTACTCGCTATATAACACAGGCATTGGTGTGTCGATATTACCAGCCGAAACAGCAGGCGTTGTACTCGGTTCATTACTCGATTTTATAATCGTTATGCCAGTGTTAATGATGCTTTATAAACGAAAATTTTCTATTAAGCAAGCGATTATTTTAGCCGCTTCAGGCTGTATTGCTGCACGTTTTATTATTCCAATCGATCATTTACAGCCGTTCGTCGCGGTAACTTGGGCTGGATTTGCGATTGAGGGTGCACTAATTGTTATTGAAGTATTATTCGTCACAACGCTTGTCTACTATATGCCTAAAATATTTGCGGATGTAAGAGCAAGTGCACTGCCAGATATATTCTCTTTTCCGCAAGCTGTTGAAAAACATGCGCCGAAGTATCCGATCATTCAATTGCTCTGTACAGATTTACTCGTTCTTTATTACGGATTTGCAAGTTGGAAGAGGAAAGAACGAGCGGGAATTACTTTGCATAAAAACTCCAGCTACATTGCCTTTCAAATGATGATGATTCATGCGATCGTCATAGAAACAATCGGCATACATTGGTGGTTGCATGAGAAATCAATGGTATTATCTATCCTTTTATTAATACTTAATGTATATTCAGTGTTATTTTTCATAGCAGATATTCAGGCAGTTCGCCTAAATCCTATTTATGCAACAAATGATGCACTTTATTTATCTTTAGGTTTAATGAAACGAACGACTATTCGCTTTGCTAATATCGAAAAAATAGAAAAAGACCTAGAATTGTTAAAAGAGAAATTATCGAAAGATACCATTGATTTTATCGCACGTGATTTTGGAGAAGCCTATCCCCAAATAATATTGAAGATGAGAGAACCGCTGGAAGTAACGTTTATGTTAGGCATTAAAAAGCGCTATAATCATGTAGCAATTAAAGTCGATCAAATACAGGAATTAAAAGAAATACTTCAGCAAGGTATGGGAAATAATGAAGCGTGA
- the bioD gene encoding dethiobiotin synthase, with the protein MQHFWVVGTDTDVGKTIVTTLLVRNLQKQGFHVTPYKPVQTGEVHDGEQTYYYDTSMYEKYSLQLLDRENLNGYSFKEAASPHFAAQLEGQQINIQRLLSQMQQLQQKWDVVICEGAGGIFVPLDSDGETTLIDVIVQSKLPVVVVTRTTLGTINHTLLTLEALNSRQIEVLGIVFNGDMGSEIEQDNIKTILKHYPLPFATIPMLKDISQMIEFAITDTTLFERLLKHETSNN; encoded by the coding sequence ATGCAACATTTTTGGGTTGTTGGCACAGATACGGATGTTGGTAAAACCATTGTTACAACATTATTAGTGCGAAATTTGCAAAAACAGGGCTTCCATGTGACGCCTTACAAGCCAGTACAAACTGGTGAAGTCCATGATGGAGAGCAAACCTACTACTACGATACGTCCATGTATGAAAAATATTCTTTACAATTGCTCGACCGAGAAAATTTAAATGGCTATTCATTTAAAGAAGCAGCCTCGCCACATTTTGCTGCTCAACTGGAGGGGCAGCAAATAAATATACAGCGATTATTAAGTCAGATGCAGCAATTACAGCAAAAATGGGATGTTGTCATTTGTGAAGGCGCAGGAGGGATTTTTGTCCCACTGGACTCAGATGGCGAAACAACACTTATCGATGTCATTGTTCAAAGTAAACTACCAGTTGTCGTTGTCACTCGAACAACGCTTGGTACGATAAATCATACGCTTTTAACATTAGAGGCTTTAAACTCACGGCAAATTGAAGTTCTTGGCATTGTTTTCAACGGTGACATGGGTAGTGAGATAGAGCAAGATAATATTAAAACGATTTTAAAACATTACCCATTACCGTTTGCGACGATTCCAATGCTGAAAGATATATCGCAGATGATTGAGTTTGCGATAACGGATACAACATTGTTTGAAAGGCTATTAAAACATGAAACAAGTAATAACTGA